In Oreochromis niloticus isolate F11D_XX linkage group LG5, O_niloticus_UMD_NMBU, whole genome shotgun sequence, a single window of DNA contains:
- the lmod1b gene encoding leiomodin-1 codes for MSRRKMKGLTRIGRQVSEDPDLDNLLSTLSPEEIEELKMDMMKVPDVNPEDGLIIPGESQPAQPLMSNNVRDATTKQRDTKGRLSQRESSLEGEPKKESRKQEYLRKMGLSQEGNDDMKVGMQRQASVSNERDIKAEDRNSKGPESSKEDGSWRSSRNRKLDSRESDTKEEARDKEKYEDNRLRDRRENRVSTGSKTQDMISKLQEKKDESKEKERREDCRRRDDSKTKDIISKLREKSEKDVGKEKERKTDSIKTHGLVSKMVEKQSKASESQLQECKPEEKKAKAEEKKSEDKNKPDVKLERQPSEKDEVKRDKMEKRTDREELVNHSDHVKEKFNAERKPEEKAQREDGKVKKAEDSGKLANCASKNSPNSKAKEAEEEDEDSSMFDELMQQVRSNDPSLTELNVNNSEVIKTKTLIEFAEALHNNTHVKTFALANCRADDHVAYAIAGTIRSNKTITSINLDSNHLTGKGILSLIQALQHNSTLTELRFQNQRHICGGKTEMEMVKILKDNTTLLKLGYHFELAGPRMTTTNILSRNMDRQRQKRLQEQKQAQANGEKKGTLEVPKSGGGGSLRSSPKASPKPSPIPSPVPSPKLTPRKGAGGPAPPPPPPPPGGGPPPPPPPMVDANRPGGTKNSRDQLLASIRGTNIKQLKKVPVPKWLQ; via the exons ATGTCCAGACGAAAGATGAAAGGCCTGACCCGTATAGGTCGCCAGGTCAGCGAGGACCCAGACCTGGACAACCTGCTGTCCACCCTCTCCCCCGAGGAAATAGAAGAGCTGAAGATGGACATGATGAAGGTGCCAGATGTTAACCCCGAGGATGGGCTCATCATTCCAGGGGAGAGCCAACCTGCGCAGCCACTTATGAGCAACAATGTCCGGGATGCAACGACGAAACAGAGAGACACCAAAGGGAGGCTCAGCCAGAGGGAATCATCACTTGAG GGAGAGCCGAAGAAAGAGAGCCGGAAGCAGGAGTACCTGAGGAAGATGGGTCTCAGCCAGGAGGGAAATGACGATATGAAAGTGGGAATGCAAAGACAAGCTAGTGTCTCAAATGAAAGAGATATCAAGGCGGAGGACAGAAACAGCAAAGGTCCTGAAAGTTCAAAAGAAGACGGGAGCTGGCGTTCAAGTCGAAACAGGAAGCTGGATAGCAGAGAGAGCGACACGAAAGAGGAGGCCCGTGACAAAGAGAAATATGAGGACAACAGGCTGagagacagaagagaaaacagagtGAGCACAGGCAGCAAAACACAGGACATGATCTCAAAGTTACAGGAGAAAAAGGATGAgagcaaagagaaagaaaggagggaAGACTGCAGGAGACGAGATGACAGCAAAACCAAAGACATTATCTCAAAGCTACGAGAAAAAAGCGAGAAAGATGTGGGCaaggaaaaggagagaaaaacgGACAGTATCAAGACACACGGGCTTGTCTCTAAAATGGTGGAGAAGCAGAGCAAGGCATCAGAGAGCCAGCTTCAAGAGTGTAAACCTGAAGAGAAGAAGGCTAAAGCAGAGGAGAAGAAAtctgaagacaaaaacaaacctgatGTCAAACTCGAACGACAACCTTCTGAGAAAGACGAGGTGAAACGTGACAAGATGGAGAAAAGAACAGACAGAGAAGAGTTGGTTAACCACAGTGACCACGTGAAAGAGAAGTTTAATGCTGAGCGGAAACCAGAGGAGAAGGCGCAAAGAGAGGACGGTAAGGTTAAGAAAGCTGAGGATAGTGGGAAACTTGCTAACTGTGCTTCCAAAAACAGCCCTAACAGCAAGGCgaaggaggcagaggaggaagacGAAGACTCGAGCATGTTTGATGAGCTCATGCAGCAGGTGCGAAGCAACGACCCCTCCCTCACTGAGCTCAACGTCAACAACTCAGAGGTCATCAAGACGAAAACGCTCATCGAGTTCGCAGAAGCTTTGCACAACAACACCCACGTCAAGACGTTCGCTCTCGCTAACTGCCGTGCGGACGACCATGTCGCTTATGCCATTGCCGGCACGATCCGCAGCAACAAGACTATCACCAGCATCAACCTCGACTCCAACCATCTCACCGGGAAGGGCATCCTGTCTCTCATCCAGGCGCTGCAGCACAACTCCACGCTGACCGAGCTGCGCTTTCAGAACCAGCGGCACATCTGCGGAGGGAAGACCGAGATGGAGATGGTCAAGATCCTGAAAGACAACACCACCCTGCTCAAGCTGGGCTATCACTTTGAGTTAGCAGGACCCAGAATGACCACGACAAACATACTGAGTCGGAACATGGACAGGCAGAGGCAGAAGCGCCTGCAGGAGCAGAAGCAGGCCCAGGCCAATGGGGAGAAGAAGGGAACACTTGAGGTGCCCAAGAGCGGAGGTGGAGGATCTCTGAGGAGTTCTCCCAAAGCTTCGCCTAAACCTTCACCCATCCCTTCACCTGTGCCTTCGCCAAAGCTCACTCCAAGAAAAGGAGCTGGAGGTCCGGCTCCACCACCACCTCCGCCTCCTCCTGGGGGTGgaccaccacctcctccacctcctatGGTGGATGCAAACCGCCCAGGTGGTACGAAGAACTCAAGGGACCAACTGCTTGCCTCTATCAGAGGAACCAATATAAAACAGCTGAAGAAG GTGCCGGTGCCAAAGTGGCTGCAGTGA
- the timm17a gene encoding mitochondrial import inner membrane translocase subunit Tim17-A isoform X2, translated as MSGSPWRIVDDCGGAFTMGAIGGGIFQAVKGFRNAPSGMSHRMRGSLTAIKTRAPQLGGSFAVWGGLFSMIDCGLVKVRGKEDPWNSITSGAMTGAILAARNGPVAMFGSAAMGGILLALIEGAGILLTRFASSQFPTGPQFAEEPAPAPMPTSPFGDYRQYQ; from the exons ATGTCTGGCAG CCCCTGGAGGATTGTGGATGACTGTGGGGGAGCTTTCACCATGGGAGCTATTGGAGGAGGAATATTTCAGGCAGTGAAAGGCTTCAGAAATGCACCCTCG GGGATGAGCCACAGAATGAGGGGTAGCTTAACTGCTATCAAGACCAGAGCCCCACAGCTCGGGG GTAGCTTCGCAGTATGGGGAGGCCTCTTCTCCATGATTGACTGCGGTTTAGTAAAAGTGCGAGGGAAGGAGGATCCATGGAACTCAATAACAAGTGGGGCCATGACAGGAGCTATTCTTGCTGCAAGAA ATGGACCGGTAGCCATGTTTGGCTCTGCCGCCATGGGAGGTATCCTGCTGGCATTGATAGAGGGCGCTGGAATCCTGCTTACTAGGTTTGCCTCTTCACAGTTTCCAACTG gACCCCAGTTTGCAGAGGAACCTGCCCCTGCTCCCATGCCCACCTCTCCCTTTGGAGACTACAGACAATATCAGTGA
- the timm17a gene encoding mitochondrial import inner membrane translocase subunit Tim17-A isoform X1, with protein sequence MEEYAREPCPWRIVDDCGGAFTMGAIGGGIFQAVKGFRNAPSGMSHRMRGSLTAIKTRAPQLGGSFAVWGGLFSMIDCGLVKVRGKEDPWNSITSGAMTGAILAARNGPVAMFGSAAMGGILLALIEGAGILLTRFASSQFPTGPQFAEEPAPAPMPTSPFGDYRQYQ encoded by the exons ATGGAGGAGTATGCCAGAGAGCCATG CCCCTGGAGGATTGTGGATGACTGTGGGGGAGCTTTCACCATGGGAGCTATTGGAGGAGGAATATTTCAGGCAGTGAAAGGCTTCAGAAATGCACCCTCG GGGATGAGCCACAGAATGAGGGGTAGCTTAACTGCTATCAAGACCAGAGCCCCACAGCTCGGGG GTAGCTTCGCAGTATGGGGAGGCCTCTTCTCCATGATTGACTGCGGTTTAGTAAAAGTGCGAGGGAAGGAGGATCCATGGAACTCAATAACAAGTGGGGCCATGACAGGAGCTATTCTTGCTGCAAGAA ATGGACCGGTAGCCATGTTTGGCTCTGCCGCCATGGGAGGTATCCTGCTGGCATTGATAGAGGGCGCTGGAATCCTGCTTACTAGGTTTGCCTCTTCACAGTTTCCAACTG gACCCCAGTTTGCAGAGGAACCTGCCCCTGCTCCCATGCCCACCTCTCCCTTTGGAGACTACAGACAATATCAGTGA